GGCTCGAGGCCAGGGCCGCGTCCCGGACGGCGCGGGCGACGGATGTCGTCGTGGCGACCGGGGGTGGTTGGATGGCGCGCCGGGACATCGACCGTACGTCCGGCGGTCGGGTACGCGTCTGGTTGCGCGTGCGCCCCGAGACCGCGATCCATCGCCTCTCCCGGGAGGGTGCCGCGGCCCGGCCGCTGCTGGCCGGACCCGACCCCGCGACCGCGCTCGCCACGCTGCTCGCGGCGCGGGAGGCCGCCTACGCGGAGGCCGAGGTGGTGCTGGAGACGGATGGACGGGAACCGGAAGATGTCGTGGAGGTAGCGCTGAGAAGTCTGCGGAGTTTCGCCGCCCGCCCGCCGGCGGACAGGGAACGACAAACTGAAGGACAACAGGAGAGTTGAGAGACCGCCCGTGAATCTCGTCATCGTGGAGTCGCCCGCGAAGGCCCGCACTCTGGAATCGTATCTCGGAGCCGGCTTCAGCGTGCAGGCATCCGTCGGCCACGTCCGGGACCTTCCCAGGAGCGGCCTCGGCGTCGACGTCGAAAATGGGTTCGAGCCGGAGTACGTCACGATCGAGGGAAAGGAACCCGTCCTCCGGAAGCTGCGCGCGGCGGCGGCGAAAGCGGATTCCATCCTTCTCGCCACCGACCCCGACCGGGAGGGCGAGGCGATCGCCT
The DNA window shown above is from Candidatus Palauibacter soopunensis and carries:
- a CDS encoding shikimate kinase, with the protein product MSSVPRRIWLVGLSGAGKSTIGPLLAQRLGYRYVDLDHEVEELAGETIPHLFRVGGEAEFRRLEARAASRTARATDVVVATGGGWMARRDIDRTSGGRVRVWLRVRPETAIHRLSREGAAARPLLAGPDPATALATLLAAREAAYAEAEVVLETDGREPEDVVEVALRSLRSFAARPPADRERQTEGQQES